The genomic window GAATGGGTTGCATCCAAATTCTGTCACCTAGCATTTCAAGCAGATGCAATTAAATCAGTGAGTGAGACTTAAGTTAGTGGGATCTTAAATCCTACTGATTTCAATGGATTTACTCCAAGTGTAACTGAATTTGGCTCTTATCCACTGTTTGTTTATTGTCTGTGATGGCTTCATCTGGTGTAATGGACTTGTCTTTGGTAAGCTCCTGCTTCATAGTGCTGGTCaaataaagttaaataattaACCTGAAGATGTTTGTGGACTCAGCCATgcttatttttcttcctgacatgcAGACACCAGAGTGATTAGGACTGGTCTTGCTCTATGGCATTTCAACATGTAACTTTATGCCACTTCTTCAGTTGCAAGAGCATAAACAGCTGCCTTTCTGGTGCATATGCAGCATGTACTGGTACCTATGTAGCAAAAGTGACAACAGAATGTTTCCAAAAGCAAAAAATAtgtaccaaaaaaacccacatcaaAATAGCAAATTAGTAGTCCTCTGAGAGCCTTTGCAGCTGAGGAGTtgggtatataaataatataaataaataaataaagctacaATATAATTCTGTGTCTCATGCTGCCATTAAAGCTCTCACAGAAAACAATCTGATTCCTTAGACCAGTGCTACTCAAGGCATTGACtgtggaccagtgccagtccctgAGGTTTCCTTGGaagtttcataaataaataaatttaggtccagtccctgacatataggggaAAAACCAGCAACCagtccccacatcagatagcctgagaagcactgccttataCCATTTCCAGATTTTGTTAACCAAAATTTTAAAGTAATGAGTATATAAGTCTTGATAGCTACTGTACCACACTGTTAGATTTTGAACATTTTAAGAGGCAAACAGCCATATTATAAAACATCTATCATGAGCCTGAACTATACCTCCTGCAGTACTGCTGCCAACACTGTTGCTCTTCAGAAGCATTAAGGACCAAAGAACTCAAGGTCATACAGGCTCAATCACATATGATTAAAACACTATAATGCCTCTTGTGTCTACTACCCAGAGCAAGAGCTGGATCAAAGGAGCATTAAATATGTCTTCCCATTATCCAGCCGCTGCCTCCTACAGGGTTTCTGTACCTAGCATACTAAAAGATATCttaagactgaaagaaaaatggtgGATGAAGTAACAATTACAAAAATGCAGATGACAATTTTCTTGAAATTCCAGCAAGTGTTCATTTGGTAGTTACTGAACTCAGTATTTATATCTCTAACTCTGTACAGCTGCACCCCAATTCTTAAAACACAAAAGCGTGTTTGCACTAGGCACCACATTTTATGTGGAAAATGTCATTTCTGAATATATAGTGTTGCTACACATCAGTGTTTCCTGCATCTAGCTGTGGATCACATGTACAACAGGCCATTGCAACACTGGAATACACGGCATTATGTTTTGTCACAGAAAATGTGGACCCATCTTTACTTATGCGCTAATGTATACCTAGGGTCCAGTGGCTTCAATATGCACtgatatacaaaaacacacacttGGGCTTTCCTATTCTCAAAGAATGTTCTCAGTGTGTAGTTTAAGCACAAAAACTAAACACCTCTGAGACTGCATACAAACTTCTTGTGAACTCAAGTACACAGTTTTGATCTGCTTGGAATAAAGGCTGGAAGGAAGGATTATTAGCAGATAAACAGATTTTATCTGATGAACAGGAAAATGCACTTTGAGAGCAACTTGGAATCCATGCATGGTGTATTTCCATTCACAGGAGAGAGGTAATTCTTGTATGCAGAGAAATCTGGGGTCGTGATGAATGTGAAATCACCATATAAGGTCACTGATCAAAAGAACCTATTTCACTGCATAGCCTACTCCTAATGCCAATATTATATGAAACTGCATAAATAAATGTAAGAAGTAACGGAGTGAAGTACTGTCTTCCCTGAATGTAGAGGTGAGATCAATAGTCTACCCTTTGTCTCAACCTAAACCTAGAGTGTATCCTTTATTTTTAGACAAATGCAACTGGCAGCACGTATTGCTTTATAATACCATTAATCAATAAAACGATCATTCTATGACCTTCAAGCCCTTGAACCTATCAGGAAAGCAGAAATATTTGTCAGCCATGCCATTTAGTGGCATGACGCTTGATGAAGACAGCCCAGTAGCAACCTAGAAAGTCTATGTTTATAATGAAGCAATAACCATTGTGGGCCAAGTAATTTCCTCTAGATTAATGATCATCTACAAGATGATAGCCCACAGCAATACTTCGAGGATATTAAACCAAGTAGTTATTCATTTCTTTAAACACTTTGCTTTATTGTGGCTATTTGTGCATTAAAAGAGTAGGGAAAGTGTTTAACAACATTTTTCTGTAGtttaatatatcttttttttattcTCACTACAGAACTGTCTACAAAGAAAATGGATGGATTTTTTTACCATTACTGAGAAAAAATGATTATGTATTAAATAATGAATAGTCTTGACCTACATAAAATAGtttgtgaagaaagaaagaaagaaagaaagaacaaaaggtaAGCAAGTATGATTTCTTCCCAGCCCCCATTTAGAAATTAGCAACTAGTTAAATTTTCCTAATCAAGGGCAAAACAACTGTAAAACAGTATGAGGTTAATATTAAACTTCCTTTAACATCTCCCAATCTCAATGAATGCTCATTTCTTAATGGGAAAAAAATCAACCCAGAAACAACAGATGTCTTTATTCTGTCTGCTGCATATACAGTTTCCTTAGCAGTCTGGCTCTTCCTTTTATCTAAAACGCCTGCTGTACAAGTCATTAGCATTTAAAACCGTTACAAAAACTAAGTCCACTTTAGGAAAGCATACAATATAAGAGTTCAgggaatataataatatattattgggagaaaggtatgTGGCAAAAGTTACCAGAAAAGGATCAACACTCTTATTGCAGCAACAAAAGGTAGGGAGCTATACTTGCAATCAAATATATTTAAGATGAATTGTCAATTGGTGTCTCGCTTACACATAGCAGtagaccaacacagctataaAAGGTGATTTCAACTTTGCAAATGAAGTAAatttataatggggggggggagatccataCTGAAGAGGTAATTCCTTTCATCAACAAGCCAGAATAAAAACATTATCTACACATGAGCAGATCTCTAGCCACTGGCTGCCAGAAGATATACACTGCAGGAGACCAAAGTACAGTACTCTCTACTCAAGTGGTCCCAAACTCCAAACAGCGAAGGGAGGTCACATGCATTTCTACAGAAGACAGATGCTGATACAGCCCTTCACAAAAAGGCCCTTTCTTCAATTAGCCTTCAGGCGGCCGATTAGCTGGCAAACTCCATTGAAAGGGTCAGTTTGTACAAAACTAGTATTTCCACTTTGGAAATTGCTCAGGCATGTCATATATACCTGCATCCGCAGAATGGATCTCTTTCAGTGCTTAAGACTGAATTCATTGTTTACACAGAAGACCAGATCAGGAAGAGGTTTTAAGAGTCAACTGCAAGGACTTGGAATCAAATGGTTGCCTCAGATACATTTTATAGCATGCAGCACAGCAAGCACCCCAAAAGAGTTGCACACAATGGCATCATAGAAAAAAAGACCCGCATCACTGAATTATTTAAAACCAGTTCAAAAGGATACCCCAGTTTTAGCAAACCAAGAGGAGCGCACCTGTGAAATCTTCTCTCCTGAAGGCTTCCCAGGTCAAGTCATCCCCTGCTGATGTGGAGCTGACCTGTTTCCTTCAGGTATGAGTTTGCATGCAATTAAGGGATCCTAAATGCCTGCAGGACAGGGACTTTTGCGCAAGATATATCAGCACCTCCTGAAACATTCTGCCTCATGTTCTGAAAGGAGCGCCAACTGCTGTGACTCTCATGGCATCGAGTGAGACACAGAAAACTTTTCAAAGGCATCGCTGTGGAAAATCAGGATCTTGtcccacctttgagactaactgaatgacagaagttggtagcatgagctttcctaggcttgagcctacttcctcagctggATGCTTACACTGGGGACTCAATGAAGCAGGCTCAGATCTAtaggaaagctcacgctaccagcttttttctttctcttagttttaagggtgctacaagagccctgtGCACACAGCCAACCTTTGTCACCCTTTCTGCTCTGAGACTTCCTAAACCTCTCCTTCAGCACCTAGTAAAGACAACCTGGAGCAAAAGTTATGacgagagatcttgtagcacctttgagactaactggaagaaagaagttggcagcaggagccttcATAGACTGaaatctccttcctcagattctgaggcacctttgagactcactgcaacaaagaagttggcatcaggagctttcctagacttcagtctccttcctcataCTCtgaggcacctttgagacttataGTGCTTGTGAGGACTTTTGGCTCCATTCGGTGAAGGGAGGTCCTCTGCCCTCTTGAGGCAAATGTCTGGGGAGTCCACCTCCCTCTTAGGTTTCTAGCAGCCATGGCAGGATCCTCAATGCAGACTGGCCCCACTTTCTCAGTGCTCCCAGGGAAAGAGCTGCCCTGTTCCCTGAGGACTTTGTGACTCtgctgcaagaaagaagttggccacaggagctttcccagacttcagtctccttcctcaccaaatgcatctgaggaagaagactgaactCTATgagagctcctgctgccaacttctttcttgcagtgagtctcaaatgtTCCtcagaatctgaggaagtagactgaactctCTGAAAGCTcttggtgccaacttctttctggcAGTTTGCCTCAAAGGAGGCTCCATCCTAGGAAGTCTCAAGAAAGGTGCCCGAGGGAGAGGGAGCCGAGGGCCCCGGGGCCTGAGGCTGGAAGTGAAGGGAGCCAAGGCCGGGCTGTGGGGGTTAGTCGTGGTTGGGCCGGGGCTGGTTCTTCTTTCTTGGTTACCTGTGAAGCCAAGGACGGGGGGAGGATGGCGGGCGAGGCGCCCGAAGCGGGCGAGCCGGTGCCTCGGTGGCCGTTGGCTTCGGGCAGGAGGCGAGGCGAGGCGGGGTCGCGCTTGAGGGAGGCGGCGTCGAGGGGCTGGGCCGGCCTCAGGCAGCGCCTTTTGGGGGAGGCGGGGGCTCCGGCGGCGGAGGCCTCTCTCTTGGCGGCCTGGGCCCCCCGGGGCTTGGGGGGGCTGCCGGGGTCCTGGGCGGGCGGGAGGGCCAGGCGGGGCCGGCCGTTGAGGGCCTCGGGGGTCAGGCGGGAGCCGATGCCGGCGATGCTGTTGAGGGTGGCCACGGAGACGGCGCCGATGCAGTGGTTGGTGTAGGTCTTGGAGAGCTTGGCGGCCTTGGAGAGCATCTGCATGCGGGTGCCCAGCAGGTTCTTCCCGATGGCCTTGTTCTCGTACCAGGTCAGGTCGCCCTCGCTGCAGTGGTCGCGGGGCCGCTGGAAGAAGGCCTTGCAGAGCGGGTTGCGCTTGGAGAGGTACTTGACGAAGGAGGCGTAGGGGCAGAACTCGGTGCCGGTCTCGTACATCCGCGGCAGGCTCTCCTCGTCCGCGCCGTCCCGGTGGCCCTCGGCGCCCCTCCGCTTGCCccaggccgaggaggaggaggcggaggagccgGAGCGGGACTTGTGGTAGGGGCCCAGGGCCTTGAAGTAGACGAAGCGGCGCCCGTCCTCGTCGGCGGCCAGCCCGAAGGAGCCCTCCTCCAGCTCGCGCTGGTTCTCCCGGCCGCGGGTGCAGAAGTACATGCAGGTCTCGAACCAGACCTTGTTGAGGAGGCCGAAGGGGCTGCGGGGGCTGAGCACGCCGTCGCTGCAGGTGTAGAGCTTGCGGAGGTCGGCGCGGGCGATGGCCTGCTTCTGGACCACGGGCCCGGCGCCCTGCTCCTCCAGCTTGCGGATGACGGCGGCCAGCGTCAGGTTGGCGGCGCGGAGCTCGGGGTCCTTGGTGAGGTCCAGCGTGCGGCAGTAGGGCGGCTCGTTGAGGTAGCGGTTGAGGGAGCTGCGGATGCTGATCAGCGAGGACTTGGAGTAGAGCTGCCCGCTCTTGGAGCGCGCCTCGGCGTAGAAGGAGCGCAGCACCCGGCACAGCGCCCCCTTGTCCAGCCGCTCGAAGTCCGGGCTCTGCGCCTTCTCGCTCAGGTACTCCCGGAAGATCCGCACCGCGTACCGGGTGGCCAGCCGCGTGTTCTCGCTCAGCCGCGAGCGCtccggccgaggaggaggaggcggaggcgagAGGAGCAGCTCCGGGTCCCACTCCTCCGCCAGGGCCGCCTTGCCCGGCGCAGAAAGGGCCCTGCCAGCGGCGGGGAGGTCGGGGTCAGGGAGGCCCGGAGCGGAGGGGCCAAGGACCGCAGGGGGAGCCCCGACGAGGACGCCGCCGCCGCGGCGGAGCCCTCCAAGGCGGGCCCGGAGAGGGCCCTGGTCCATACGGATCCTAtggcccgcctcctcctcctcctcctcgccgtcccaagccaggcccagcatcaccatctccctttcttcctcctcctcttcatcctcctcctcttcctcgtccAAGAGCAGGATCCCTCcatcgccctcctcctcctcttcctcttccacttcctcctcccccGTTATCTGGACCTCCTGGatctcctcctcgtcctccccgtcctcctcctccccggcgcTACAATAGTGGAGGCCCCCTCCTCGCCCCGGCGGACGCTCCCCGGCTTTGTTCTCGCCACCTgcgcctcttcttcctcctcctcctcctgctcccgcTGCTCCGCTGCTCCAGTCTCCTCCGCTGCCGCTGCCAGGCATTCTCGCCATATTGCCGTCTCCCTGCCAGTCCTCGGGCAGGGCGCATGCGCCTATATTGGACCGCAGCGCTGGagagcttttgtgtgtgtgcgtttaaTGACCTTCAGCTACCGGGAGGCAAAGCCCGGCGCTCCTCTTAAAGggaacgccgccgccgctgcctccCTCCCCCAGTGGCATCCGGGCGGGAGGGGGCTGTGGGTGGGTGAGGGAATGTGGTGGGAgtaggagagggaaaggaaaggaggactgGAGGGAGAAGCGCAGCCCCTGAAGAGAAAGTCTCCCTTTGCCCCGTCCAACAacaccccctccacacacacacacacaagcaacatGTCGAATGCTGGCTTAATAGGAATAATATTCTGGTTGCGTACCTTCAAGGAATTGTTAAGGCGAAGCTATCCTCCTGGGACTGGTTCCTGATCGCCAtgggcttcccctgaggctgagagagtgtgacttgcccgaggccCCCCACAAGTGGGCTCCCTGGCCGAGCCGGGAGGGAGTCGCCAAGTCGGGTCTTCCAGCTATCTATTCATGGAgggatttgt from Sceloporus undulatus isolate JIND9_A2432 ecotype Alabama unplaced genomic scaffold, SceUnd_v1.1 scaffold_18, whole genome shotgun sequence includes these protein-coding regions:
- the LOC121917444 gene encoding uncharacterized protein LOC121917444 isoform X1: MARMPGSGSGGDWSSGAAGAGGGGGRRGAGGENKAGERPPGRGGGLHYCSAGEEEDGEDEEEIQEVQITGEEEVEEEEEEEGDGGILLLDEEEEEDEEEEEEREMVMLGLAWDGEEEEEEAGHRIRMDQGPLRARLGGLRRGGGVLVGAPPAVLGPSAPGLPDPDLPAAGRALSAPGKAALAEEWDPELLLSPPPPPPRPERSRLSENTRLATRYAVRIFREYLSEKAQSPDFERLDKGALCRVLRSFYAEARSKSGQLYSKSSLISIRSSLNRYLNEPPYCRTLDLTKDPELRAANLTLAAVIRKLEEQGAGPVVQKQAIARADLRKLYTCSDGVLSPRSPFGLLNKVWFETCMYFCTRGRENQRELEEGSFGLAADEDGRRFVYFKALGPYHKSRSGSSASSSSAWGKRRGAEGHRDGADEESLPRMYETGTEFCPYASFVKYLSKRNPLCKAFFQRPRDHCSEGDLTWYENKAIGKNLLGTRMQMLSKAAKLSKTYTNHCIGAVSVATLNSIAGIGSRLTPEALNGRPRLALPPAQDPGSPPKPRGAQAAKREASAAGAPASPKRRCLRPAQPLDAASLKRDPASPRLLPEANGHRGTGSPASGASPAILPPSLASQDSRPNMSRPLITRSPASPLNNQGIPTPAQLTKSNAPVHIDVGGHMYTSSLATLTKYPDSRIGRLFDGTEPIVLDSLKQHYFIDRDGQMFRYILNFLRTSKLLIPDDFKDYSLLYEEAKYFQLQPMLGEMERWKQDRETGRFSKSCECLVVRVAPDLGERITLSGDKSLIEEVFPEIGDVMCNSVNAGWNHDSTHVIRFPLNGYCHLNSVQVLERLQQRGFEIVGSCGGGVDSSQFSEYVLRRELRRTSRSSSVIRIKQEPLD